From the Conger conger chromosome 14, fConCon1.1, whole genome shotgun sequence genome, one window contains:
- the etnk2 gene encoding ethanolamine kinase 2 isoform X1: protein METEIHVPVGSPIIRKFPIFVDEHNVIDGAMKLMKELRPAWDMNLVKTKLFTEGTTNKLVGCHMEDSPEDVVLVRVYGNKTELIVDRDNELKSFQVLHANGCAPRLYCTFQNGICYEFMQGDALGPQDVRDPTLLRLIAGEMARIHAIHAHNGCIPKPNLWIKIRKYFSLVATEFTDQASNTRIQQEVPSQEVLEEEMAWMKEHLSQLGSPVVLCHNDLLCKNIIHNIKEGHVRFIDYEYSSYNYQAFDIGNHFNEFAGMSELDYSLYPSREMQLEWLLVYLRAYKRFTKKGGDVSQRELETLYVQVNKFALASHFFWGFWALIQAKYSSIDFDFLGYAVLRFDQYFKTKPEIMAMKIPE, encoded by the exons ATGGAGACTGAGATACATGTGCCGGTCGGCTCACCCATAATCAGAAAATTCCCAATTTTTGTGGACGAACATAACGTCATAGATGGCGCAATGAAACTCATGAAAGAGCTGCGACCGGCATGGGACATGAACCTTGTCAAAACCAAG CTCTTCACAGAGGGAACGACCAACAAGCTGGTAGGCTGCCACATGGAGGACTCCCCGGAGGATGTGGTGCTGGTGCGGGTGTATGGGAACAAGACGGAGCTGATCGTGGACCGGGACAACGAGCTGAAGAGCTTCCAGGTCCTCCATGCCAACGGCTGCGCCCCTCGCCTCTACTGCACCTTCCAGAACGGCATCTGCTACGAGTTCATGCAGGGCGACGCGCTCGGGCCTCAGGACGTCCGAGACCCCACCCTGCTCAG GCTGATTGCCGGGGAGATGGCGCGAATCCACGCTATCCACGCGCACAATGGCTGCATTCCCAAACCCAACCTGTGGATCAAAATCAGGAAGTACTTCAGCCTGGTGGCCACAGAGTTCACCGACCAAGCCTCTAACACCAG AATTCAACAGGAAGTCCCAAGCCAGGAAGTGTTAGAAGAGGAGATGGCCTGGATGAAGGAACACCTGTCCCAGCTGGGCTCTCCCGTGGTGCTGTGTCACAATGACCTGCTGTGTAAGAACATCATCCACAACATTAAAGAAG GTCATGTGCGGTTCATAGACTATGAGTACTCCAGCTACAACTACCAGGCCTTCGACATCGGGAACCACTTTAACGAGTTTGCAG gcatgagTGAGCTGGACTACAGCCTGTACCCTAGCAGGGAGATGCAGCTGGAGTGGCTGCTCGTTTACCTGAGGGCCTACAAACGGTTCACCAAGAAGGGCGGAGACGTCAGCCAGCGGGAGCTAGAGACACTCTACGTCCAGGTCAACAAGTTTGCCCTG GCCTCCCATTTCTTCTGGGGCTTCTGGGCTCTCATTCAGGCCAAGTATT